Genomic DNA from Solanum dulcamara chromosome 4, daSolDulc1.2, whole genome shotgun sequence:
GCCTCTTCCTCCTCTTATCAGTTCTGTTATTCTGGTGCTATTTTTGAGTTGAGATATGTTGACCAGCTAAGTAGTGTAGCTAAGGATGGGCCTGTATAACAATATCCCTCAATCGACTTAAGCATTCAAATAATAGATGTTACTCATGTTCCAGATGGTTAATGCTTggtatttttattgttattgacGACCACATATATGGTGAACTGTGAACACCTTTTTTCCTTGTATTTTATGAAATGTTGTTTTCCTGTACCAcagtgttttttattttttgttttgattggTGAGTGGTACTCAAATTAATATGTTGTGTAGGGCTGTGGTCGAGCTGGCGATGAAGATGGTTATTTTGGCGCAGGTATGATGGAATTGTGTTATCTTCGTACCCCCCTCTTAATATTTACTATTAACATCTTTTGAGGTTTAGGGCATCAGGCTGTATGTTTCCATTAGAATGTAGGAAGAAGTTATCGTATAGTTAAAACAAGGTGCTTGCTTAGAGACAATTTTCCTTATGGTCAACATTTTGTAACATAATTTTCTGTTTTAAAATGAGCTTGGCTACTTGAGATACTGTGTGTGGGGATCTCTAGATATCAAGATATGAAAGGAGCTGTGACTCAAAAGCCGAAAATATAAAAGAGGCAAAAATGCACTGCCAATTATGCCTATACTATGAACAAAAGAAGATAGACGGGTAGTACATTCAGTGCATCTTCCTTATGCTATTAAGTAGTACCCACGTGAGGTAGAGGAACTGTTCTTTTTTATCTGCATTACTGTATGGCACATCTCTTGGTCTCTTTCTgctttgaaaagaaaaaaatgtgataTTTCCATTACATGTGCTGATCAGCTCCCTTACGAGCTCCAAAGTGGTGGTCTAAGAAAAAGTCCGGAGTTTCATTTGGCTTTGGTGGCAAGCTTGTTTCATTTGGTGCTGCAGATGCTCCAACTGGACCTACAGAGGTATGCCAGTGGATTTTCTGTAATCCCTCCTTTATAGCCTTTTGCTTTGCAGTAACATTTACTCCTTTTTAGGTCCATGTGCATAGCATAGTCACTGAACAAGGTTTGGTGGATCGGTCTTCTGAATTTGAGACTGCTATTCAGAATGGCGAGAAAACCTCGCTGAGGCTTTTCTGTGAAAAGAAATTTCAAGAGTCAGAGTATGTCCTTTTCCTCAAATTggtgatttttttctttcacaaCTTGCATTCGTCTTCCGGTTTACACTAGCTTGCTTGTGCTTTTCTGAACAGATCTTCGGGTGAAAGGGAAATATGGGGCTTCTTGAAAGTTATGCTTGAAGAGGATGGGGATGCAAGGACAAAACTGCTTTCTCATCTTGGTTTCAGTCTGCCTGTTGAAGAAAAAGATACTATGCAGAATGATATATCTGAGCAAGTAAATGCCCTTGCCCTTGATGAGAATCTTTCAGGTAAAGAAGCTGCAAACAACGAGAACTTAATGCATGTTCTGGACAATGGGGAAGATTTCTTTAACAATCTTCCGAGTCCCAAAGCTGATACACCTGTGTCAACGTCTGTGAATACCTTTGATGTTGGCGAGTCAGTCGATGTGAAGGAGTCCCAACCAGAAATGGATGTACAAGAGGAGAGCGCAGACACATCATTTGATGAAACTGTTCAACGCGCGTTGGTTGTCGGTGACTATAAGGGGGCTGTTGCACAATGCATATCTGCAAATAGAATGGCTGATGCTCTGGTTATTGCTCATGTCGGTGGTGCTTCTCTGTGGGAGAAAACTCGTGATCAATACCTTAAAACTAGTCAGTCTTCATACCTTAAGGTAAGATCCATTTATATCATTGCTGTCATTTTCTGAATGGAGATTTTTCCATGCTCTTCAAAATTTGAGTGTTTGGTCTAAAAAATAACTTCAGGTTGTTGCTGCTATGGTGAACAATGATCTAATGAGCCTTGTAAACACTCGGCCTTTGAAGTGCTGGAAGGAAACACTTGCACTCCTTTGCACTGTAAATTCCTCTACCTAACATCCTAATCATTATTTCCTTTTTATGTTATGCGGTGGGGGTGTAAGGGGCATTATAAAAAAGTTCATTGACAAGGTCGGATATATGAAAATCTGCTctgatcaaatcaattagtgCACACCTCTGGGATGTTCACCGAGGAGAGTTTTTATGTTATCCATCTGAAGTGAAGTTCACCTGTTAATCTGCTTATTACCTTCATGCAGTTTGCTCCACAAGATGAATGGACGTCATTGTGCGATACACTTGCTTCAAGACTCTTGGCTGCTGGTGAAATCCTTCCAGCAACACTGTGTTACATATGTGCAGGGAACATTGATAAAACGATAGAAATATGGTCGAGGACTTTGGCAGGAAAGGCTGATGGAAAATCATATGTTGACCTTCTTCAGGTATTGCAATCAGATTCTTCTGAGTTTTTATGTTTATCAGTAAGACTCTCAATAGTATTTTCTGTTTCTACCTATAGGATTTAATGGAAAAAACGATAGTTTTTGCATTGGCAACTGGGCAAAAGCGATTTAGTGCTTCTCTTTGCAAGCTTCTTGAGAAGTATGCTGAAATTCTAGCAAGTCAGGGGCTTTTAACTACTGCAATGGAATACTTGAAGCTTATGGGCTCTGAGGAATTGTCACCTGAACTGACTATCTTACGAGATCGTATTGCGCTCTCCACTGAACCAGGTCAATATGTTGTGCTGTTATATTTCCCATTACGGAACGGCACTATTATGCAGCTGACTCTTGTTATGTATCTTTTTCATGTTGATAATGGTCATATGGTTTGGTTAAGCCCTGGCTCTTCTGCAAATATTTTGCCGTTTCATGCTTTCATTATAGCACATGTATACCTGAGAAAGGAAGCAGCTGACTGAAGCTTATTACTGAAATTCATATGGTGTAAACTAAACCACTCCACTGGATAGTATCATTTGCTTCTATCCGGTACTTGGCTTTGTTAGCATTGCACTGCTGACATGTAAAACCTTTTGGGTTTGTTGGTATGAGGAGTTTGAGAAGCGTTTCTATGGTTTTGAGAGTTGACCAAACAAGCTTTACCTTTTCATCACTTGGTGTTGATAATTCCCATTTTTCTTCTAGGCTTATTGGGTGTATACCATTTCACTCTGCTATTCAAACTCTTTAAATTGTGTCAGCCAAAAGACTGCAAGATAATCCAGTGGACACTCTTTAAATTGTGTCAGTGTCCCTTTCTTTTCCTCATTTATGGGGGTCTAAATTCTGACTTGTTAGAGTATAACATAGTGTCTTCTTTTTAGCTTTGAGAGGCTAACAGGTTTGTTTCTCCCTTCACCTAatattggaaacaacctctctatctctgcgaggtaggggtaaggtctgcgtacactctacccttccgGACCCCACCTGCGGGATTATACTTGGTTTATTGTTCATGGTCTAATTATAATTTAGGCAATGGTGGTTTTTTATGTGTGGAAgcattatatttcatttcaAGTGAATGTGCCAAGTGCAGATATTGCAATCCCTTTCAAACAGAAAGCAAACTGACTATTTTTAGCATATTTGTCTTTTGCAGCTAAAGATACATTGAAATCTATGGCTTTTGACAATACACAGCTGCACACTGGATCCGACTATGTTGCAGATCAATCTGGTTATGGAATGGCTGATCCTTCTCAGCATTATTATCCTGTATTATCTTCTTCCTCTCTTAATGGTCTATTACCTTTACTTACACAGGACTGTTATCTTTAGAAATTTCATATGATTTATCCCTCTTTAATTTTTCTCGTCTTAGGagcaaccatccaaaccacagcCTAGCATTTCAAACAGCCCCTATGCTGAGAATTATCAACAACCATTTGGTTCTTCATACAATAGCAGCTTTGCTGCTCCTGTCCCATACCAACCTGCTCCACAACAAAACATCATCCAGCAACCAAACATGTTTCTGCCAACTCCAACTCCTCCAGTTCCTCAGGTATACACTTTTTGGTTTCCTTCTCTTGGATGTAAAAATTATTCTTGCCAAATTACTAGCAGCTGAGTTGAAAAAGGTACATACCTGTTGAAGCACGTTAATGTGAAGTTATCTTTGtatactaatatatatttttcttatgtttGCAGGGTAACATTGCTCCACCACGTGTTGCTACTCAGCCTGCTAAGACCTCCTTCATCCCATCAAATCCCCCTGCACTGAGAAATGTGGAGCAATATCAGCAGCCCACCTTGGGTGCTCAGTTGTATCCCGTATGTAAAAGTTTCCATTATTTCAGTTCAATCTTGGGGGAGGGGGGATTTGTTTTGGGCTAAGATAAATGTGTAGTCctatgatttacattgcatgtttATTTCAGGGACCTGCTAACCCAGGTTATGCTGGTGGTCATAATGTGCCTCCTGCGTATGTTCCTCACCCTACTCAAGCTGGCCCAGCTCTTGGACAAAAGATGCCTCATGTTGTAGCTCCTTCCCAAGCTCCTAGAGGATTTATGCCAGTTAATAATCCAGTGCAGAGACCTGGAATGGCTCCAATGCAGCCTCCCAGCCCTACTCAGCCAACTCAAGCCCAGCCACCAGCAGCTCCTGCTGCTCCCCCACCTACAGTTCAGACGGTGGATACCTCAAATGTTCCTGGTTTGCTTCTCTTACACTTTAAATCCCATTACATTCATTTTCTTACATTCTTGTAGTTTGGACGGCCATTCAATCCCTTCTTACTGACATATGTTACTTCTTTCCATGCAATTGTCCGACATTGCTACCTATGGGTGGTGAATGTGGTCTTTAAGTAGTggtcttgtatttttttttaatttttgtatcaCCCTATGTTTCATTTGCTTCAGCTATCGTATTTTTGTTGGCGTTGCTGTTGTTATCTTTTTCATTGTTTTCAGCTGACTTCTTCGCTACTGTATTTGCTTTGCATATTTGTTTTTATATGCTTTACTTGAGTAGTGAATCTATCGatctctaccttcacaaggtaggTGTAAGGCTGTGTAAACACAAGACCCTccagacctcacttgtgggattacactgggtattaTGTTGTTGTCACTGTCTTGTATTAACTTTACAGCACTTGTATGTTCTTATTAGGGTATCAATCTTTATGTTTTAGGAGAAGCATATACCTTTTCTGCTGATGATGGTTATTCTCATTTGATCACCCCTCATACAAAACCATTTCAATAAAATTTAGTCATTGAAATCACTTTCGGCTTCTTAGGCCTAAACATATGGAAATCCTTTTTATATCTTTAAGAAGGAGCACTATACCAACAAAAGATCATTCTGCAGTCTGCACCACTGACAGACTTTCATGGTTGTAAAGTTATAGATAGAATGGGCAGTGTCTTTTCTTTCACTCTTGGAGTTTGTATGGTGCATCTGGAGTTTCTGTCTGACAAGCTCCTGTTGCATGCTTGCTGCTATATTATAACCCTTCTTCGTATAAAGTTCAATAAAGGAGTAAAATTAGATGAACTTTGGCTTGTCCTTGATGCCATCCTGAATTGTTTCTAGTTGCTCCTAGATTCTGTACTTCTAAACTACTGTGGTCTATGTTAGCATGTTTCCTTTTTCTCTATCTCCTTTGATGACAAAGTATGGTCGTAAGATCTGCTTTTTAGTCTTAACTGCGAAAACAAGGTTCTATATCTAGTGCTTGCGTTTTAAATCTCAATATGTAATGGAACGAATCATATGATGTGTTGCAGCCCAGCAAAAGCCCGTGATAGCAACTTTGACTAGATTGTTCAATGAAACATCAGAAGCATTGGGTGGATCACGAGCAAATCCAGCTAAGAAGCGGGAAATCGAGGATAATTCAAAGAAGTTAGGAGCACTTTTTGCAAAACTAAATAGTGGGGACATATCTAAGAACGCAGCAGAAAAACTTGTGCAACTTTGTCAGGCCTTGGACAATGGTGATTTCAGTACAGCCCTTCAGATACAGGTAGCTATCTGGATAGATATAGTTCCAGATTTTTTGTCTAGTATTGCTAGTAGAATATCATATGATCTCCATTTGCTTCTTATATTTGCATATATCCCCAGGTACTTCTCACCACAAGTGATTGGGACGAGTGCAACTTCTGGCTTGCAACACTCAAGCGAATGATTAAGATCAGACAGAGCTTCAGATAAATGTGGCAGCCTTAACATAGGCCAAAACTAAAAGAATTGGAGGTTCTGGATTCAAATCCTTCTCGCCCATGAGTTCAAAAGGAATTATCATttattgtatctggagatggccGCCTTTAGATTGTCTTTCTAGTTGGATACTTTTCTACCTCTTTTCACCCACTCTAGATATTGGTTTTTAGGTGCGTGCAAATTTTGGGAAGAGGTTAGAGAGCTTAGTTCTCTGGACATAGCGATGATGTTTGATTATTTCTTACAGTGTTAAAATATAGAGTTGTTTTTTATTAGCATATGTTTTTGGTTGTAACCTGTCTGAAATCCAGTCATTCAATCTTGGATTTTGTTAAAACTCTTGTCGTTTTAGTTGGCTTCAATTCAATGCTGTTAGATTTTACTCAGCAATTGATTTTTGAGACTCTTGGTGGCCCCTTTTTAAACGCTTGTACTGGTGGCAGAATGCTTAGTTGATCCATTTCTCCTTGCTGAACGTAGCAGCGAATTCAGTAGCTCTTGTAATAGCTAACAAAGGGTTGAATTTCCATCTTTTCTATAAGGTTATTATTGACGTAGTTTTCTTATCCATTAATTAAGTTCTCCCCGTTTGTTATGGAATTTGAATATGAGCCCAGTCTGCCAAACTTGATCTACCAATTGGTTGCATTTTTGACCATGCGCATTCAAAGTGAATGCCTTCTTGAAGGAAGGATGATTTGTGGGTAGTTCATGTAGACAGAGAAACCAAGGGTAGGCGCATTCAAAGTGTATAAAATCtataaagaaaattatattaagaATGTGTTATTCTTCAAACATGTAGTCATTTACGGCTTGCATCTCATGCTTCATCCAATATTATACAACTATTCACTTTGTATAAGCGATGCAACAATTCATTTTGTATCTTTGTGTCAGTGTATTAGTGAGATCTTGATCTTTAATACAAACCGCAAATTCTCCAGATACAACCTAGTTATAACTTCGAAAGACACAACCCAGAAACATTCCAAATACAACACATCTACAATCTAGCTACAACTTCAAGAATCACTTCATTTGTTATTAGTTTGTTTAATTTGTACTCATTTGCTCTAAATTCATTTGCTATATTGTATCAATTGTTATCAATTACTACAAGCTTGTATCACTCAAATCTTTTTTTGTTGAGCAGTGGTGACTGCAATGGTATGAAAGTGATCAATTTTTTTAGTTCTTTCTCCATTttcattatttgaaaattaatattttaaatagtgAAATTAAAGAAGGTTTTAACGAATTTGGAgttaaaattgattaaaaacataaaataagaaaaaagaggaaagaGAAGAGcgaaagaagaggaaaaaggaAAGGAGGAAGAACAAGGAAAGGGAAAGAGGCTGcgtggaaggaaaaaaaaagagagaaataatGTTGTCATGAATAATTGTCAGCATTACTAATATACTCtattcaatattatttttatgcattCTACTAACGATTCTAAAAAAACgatagaatatatttttatgaatttgctaagaaaattcaaaatataattatattcgATAATTGTTTTGAGCAatcactataaaaaaaaattaaaattttaaaggaTGAAGTTTGCTCTGTCAAATAATTATCCCTTGTCCatctatatataataggagaggTTAAAATGTCTACGTGTCAACACCACaaaaaaaacagattttaaaaataattaaaattaatttaaaatctaaaaataaaaattgcaaGCACTAAAAAAAAAGTTACCAATTAAAATACTTGTCTTTATTGATTagttaattatttcaaaatatgtaattatttcaaaattacataatttagaccttttccaaaattttctctccaaattgctatatatatgaagaaaattagaaaaaaaaatcagtttaaaaataaaaataaaaatggacgtGGGTGCAAGAAAAAACCCACCCTTTTTTAAACTTTTATTGTGTGCATCTGCCACTTGGCAGTTTTAATTTTTcggtttaaaaaattaaatttttaaaataatttaaatctgTATTAGTTAgtaattttcaatttaaaaaatattaaaaatttaatatatattttaaacatattctttttaaaattagaaaGTTTCCACATTTAATATAActcttctttattcttttatattattttaaaaaataactgaTTCTACATGGGATAAGTGTCGTGTAGGTTAGTTTTTTTAAACttaatttttgtcttttttatatttaaatattaaaaatttatatataataagatAGGAAAAATTGTCACTTGTCAACACCACAAAAagtcaaatttataattatcaaatgaatttaaaatctgaaaataaaattataaattgcaaacataaaaaaacgacaacaacaacacaaaaaatagaattataattagcaatatatatatatatatatatatattaggagAGATTAAAACGCTTACATGTCAGCATCACAAAAAACgaaatttatgaattattacattaatttaaaatctaaaaataaatataaaaatgcaAACACtaggaaaaaaattgattaaaaaaaaattaacggaaaagggccaaaattacgcctgaactttgaaaaatagtttatttatgcCCTTCGTTCTACTTTAGGGCCAATTATACCCCTACCGTTATACTTTGGGTcaaatatgcccttgagtatAACAGAATGCCACGTGTCAGTTTCTCAGTGGTTAACTTATTTCcccttttaaatatgtttttttaattttttttaaatctgtttttaaaaccatttttttaaaatattttttttaaaaaatctatttcatttttttatctatttttaaatctgctttttaatttatttttttaaaatctgcttttttatgtattttttacaatatgtttattgtattttattttaaatttgtttttaaaataaatttgcattcacaaattttaaaaaaatatatttaaaaagctgatttaaaaatagattaaaaatggatttaaaaaacatataaaaacagattttaaaaacaaatttaaaataaaaatttttaaatctgttttttatgtattttttacaatatgtttattttattttattttaaatttgtttttaaaataaatttgcattcacagattttttaaaaaataataattaaaaagcagatttaaaaatagattaaaaaatggatttaaaaaacatataaaaaatagattttaaaaacaaatttaaaataaaataaaaaaactgattttaaaaaatagataaaaaaacagatttaatctcaagggcatatttggcccaaagtaTAACAGTAGGGGTATAATTGGCCCTAAAGTAGAACGAAGGgcataaataaactatttttcaaagttcagaggtaattttggcccttttctgaaaaattaattaC
This window encodes:
- the LOC129887014 gene encoding protein transport protein SEC31 homolog B; protein product: MACIKMVNRSASAAFAPEAPYLAAGTMAGAVDLSFSSTANLDIFEVDFVSDDQQLILAGSIPSSERFNRLSWGKCQSNSEEFSHGIIAGGLVDGNIGLWNPKPLISNGSEATESALVGNLSRHKGPVRGLEFNGFTPNLLASGADEGEICIWDIAKPSEPSHFPPLKGSGSSTQGEISYVSWNNKVQHILASTSLNGTTVVWDLKKQKPVISFTDSVRRRCSVLQWHPDVATQLIVASDEDGSPALRLWDMRNILSPVKEFVGHTKGVIAMSWCPLDSSYLLTCAKDNRTICWDVVSGEIVSELPAGTNWNFDVHWYPKCPGVISASSFDGKIGMYNIEGCGRAGDEDGYFGAAPLRAPKWWSKKKSGVSFGFGGKLVSFGAADAPTGPTEVHVHSIVTEQGLVDRSSEFETAIQNGEKTSLRLFCEKKFQESESSGEREIWGFLKVMLEEDGDARTKLLSHLGFSLPVEEKDTMQNDISEQVNALALDENLSGKEAANNENLMHVLDNGEDFFNNLPSPKADTPVSTSVNTFDVGESVDVKESQPEMDVQEESADTSFDETVQRALVVGDYKGAVAQCISANRMADALVIAHVGGASLWEKTRDQYLKTSQSSYLKVVAAMVNNDLMSLVNTRPLKCWKETLALLCTFAPQDEWTSLCDTLASRLLAAGEILPATLCYICAGNIDKTIEIWSRTLAGKADGKSYVDLLQDLMEKTIVFALATGQKRFSASLCKLLEKYAEILASQGLLTTAMEYLKLMGSEELSPELTILRDRIALSTEPAKDTLKSMAFDNTQLHTGSDYVADQSGYGMADPSQHYYPEQPSKPQPSISNSPYAENYQQPFGSSYNSSFAAPVPYQPAPQQNIIQQPNMFLPTPTPPVPQGNIAPPRVATQPAKTSFIPSNPPALRNVEQYQQPTLGAQLYPGPANPGYAGGHNVPPAYVPHPTQAGPALGQKMPHVVAPSQAPRGFMPVNNPVQRPGMAPMQPPSPTQPTQAQPPAAPAAPPPTVQTVDTSNVPAQQKPVIATLTRLFNETSEALGGSRANPAKKREIEDNSKKLGALFAKLNSGDISKNAAEKLVQLCQALDNGDFSTALQIQVLLTTSDWDECNFWLATLKRMIKIRQSFR